A genomic region of Nitrososphaerota archaeon contains the following coding sequences:
- a CDS encoding cytochrome ubiquinol oxidase subunit I, translating to MGSTDYLSWALNLSALGIYIHAITVAIVIGFSVALLIVEFVGIRKKDDLLLKAAKTISLVLLIVFVFGAATGTLVEFGLLQVWSGVLLVAGSFAFIPFYLELIAFVLEAATLIAL from the coding sequence ATGGGTAGTACAGATTACTTGAGTTGGGCGCTGAACCTCTCTGCTCTTGGAATATACATTCACGCTATAACGGTAGCTATAGTTATAGGTTTCTCCGTCGCTTTGCTCATAGTTGAGTTTGTTGGTATTCGTAAAAAGGATGATCTGCTTCTCAAGGCTGCTAAGACAATCTCCCTAGTCCTTCTTATCGTCTTTGTGTTTGGGGCTGCTACTGGGACACTTGTTGAGTTCGGTCTTCTGCAGGTTTGGAGTGGGGTTCTTCTGGTGGCTGGAAGCTTCGCCTTCATACCTTTCTACCTCGAGCTCATAGCCTTTGTTTTAGAAGCTGCCACACTCATAGCCCT